A region of Mustela nigripes isolate SB6536 chromosome 18, MUSNIG.SB6536, whole genome shotgun sequence DNA encodes the following proteins:
- the MFHAS1 gene encoding malignant fibrous histiocytoma-amplified sequence 1 isoform X2, whose translation MAAKDSGNLKTVRLWRDAALRARKLRSNLRQLTLSAAGGCPGAGAEQLDSPGAPQLVLPANIGDIEVLNLGNNGLEEVPDGLGSALGSLRVLVLRRNRFARLPPAVAELGHHLTELDVSHNRLTTLGAEVVSALRELRKLNLSHNQLPALPAQLGTLAHLEELDVSFNRLAHLPDSLSCLLHLRTLDVDHNQLTAFPRQLLQLAALEELDVSSNRLRGLPEDISALRALKILWLSGAELGTLPSGFCELAGLESLMLDNNGLHALPAQFSRLQRLKMLNLSSNLFEEFPAALLPLAGLEELYLSRNQLTCVPPLISGLGRLLTLWLDHNRIRYLPDSIVELTGLEELVLQGNQIAVLPDNFGQLSRVGLWKIKDNPLIQPPYEVCMKGIPYIAAYQKELAHSQPAVQPRLKLLLMGHKAAGKTLLRHCLTEDRVEGNQGGGDKEKSCPAAAPSVSKGIEVTSWTADASRGLRFIVYDLAGDESYEVIQPFFLSPGALYVLVVNLATYEPRRFPATVGSFLHRVGARVPHAVVCIVGTHADLCGERELEEKCLDIHRQIALQEKHDAEGLSRLAQVVDEALTWDFELRSASPHAAYYGVSDKNLRRRKAHFQYLLNHRLQILSPVLPVSCRDPRQLQRLRDKLLSVAEHREIFPNLHRVLPRSWQVLEELHFQPPQAQRLWLSWWDSARLGLQAGLTEDRLQSALSYLHESGKLLYFEDSPALKEHVFHNLTRLIDILNVFFQRDPSLLLHKLLLGTSGEGEGEGEGDSSPLMATPTPGQELLRATQLHHYVEGFLLHGLLPAHVIRLLLKPHVQAQQDLQLLLELLEKMGLCYCLNKPKGKPLNGSTAWYKFPCYVQNEVPHAEAWINGTNLAGQSFVAEQLQIEYSFPFTFPPGLFARYSVQINSHVVHRSDGKLQIFAYRGKVPVVVSYRPAKGLLQPDTLSIASHASLPNIWTAWQAITPLVEELNVLLQEWPGLHYTVHILCSKCLKRGSPNPHAFPGFVYFFGRERERAHKQGEQQAEGEGEAASC comes from the coding sequence ATGGCTGCGAAGGACAGCGGGAACCTGAAGACGGTGAGGCTGTGGCGGGACGCCGCCCTGCGCGCCAGGAAGCTGCGGAGCAACCTGCGCCAGCTCACCCTCAGCGCGGCCGGGGGCTGCCCGGGGGCGGGCGCCGAGCAGCTCGACTCCCCCGGCGCCCCCCAGCTCGTGCTGCCGGCCAACATCGGGGACATTGAGGTGCTGAACCTGGGCAACAACGGCCTGGAGGAGGTGCCCGACGGGCTGGGCTCGGCGCTGGGCAGCCTGCGCGTCCTGGTGCTGCGCAGAAACCGCTTCGCCCGGCTGCCCCCGGCCGTGGCCGAGCTGGGCCACCACCTCACCGAGCTGGACGTGAGCCACAACCGGCTGACCACCCTGGGCGCGGAGGTGGTGAGCGCCCTGCGGGAGCTGCGCAAGCTCAACCTCAGCCACAACCAGCTGCCCGCCCTGCCCGCCCAGCTGGGGACCCTGGCCCACCTGGAGGAGCTGGATGTCAGCTTCAACCGGCTGGCACACCTGCCCgactccctctcctgcctcttgcACCTGCGCACCCTCGACGTGGACCACAACCAGCTCACGGCTTTCCCCCGGCAGCTGCTGCAGCTGGCGGCCCTGGAGGAGCTGGACGTGTCCAGCAACCGGCTGCGGGGCCTACCTGAGGATATCAGTGCCCTGCGCGCCCTCAAGATCCTCTGGCTGAGTGGGGCCGAGCTTGGCACCCTGCCCAGCGGCTTCTGCGAGCTGGCCGGCCTCGAGAGCCTCATGCTCGACAACAACGGGCTGCACGCTCTGCCCGCCCAGTTCAGCCGCCTGCAGCGGCTCAAAATGCTCAACCTCTCCTCCAACCTCTTCGAGGAGTTCCCTGCCGCGCTGCTGCCCCTGGCTGGGCTGGAGGAGCTCTACCTGAGCCGCAACCAGCTCACCTGCGTGCCGCCGCTCATCTCGGGCCTGGGCCGGCTTCTCACCCTCTGGCTGGATCATAACCGGATCCGCTACCTGCCCGACTCCATTGTGGAACTGACGGGTCTGGAGGAGCTCGTGCTGCAAGGGAACCAGATCGCCGTGCTGCCCGACAACTTCGGCCAGCTCTCCAGGGTGGGCCTGTGGAAGATCAAGGACAACCCGCTGATCCAGCCCCCCTACGAGGTCTGCATGAAGGGGATCCCCTACATCGCAGCCTACCAGAAGGAGCTAGCGCACTCCCAGCCCGCTGTGCAGCCCCGCCTCAAGCTGCTCCTGATGGGCCACAAGGCCGCGGGGAAGACCTTGCTCCGTCACTGTCTCACTGAGGACAGAGTGGAGGGAAACCAGGGAGGAGGGGACAAGGAAAAGAGCTGCCCCGCTGCAGCTCCTTCTGTGAGCAAAGGCATCGAGGTGACCAGCTGGACGGCGGACGCTTCCCGGGGGCTGCGGTTCATTGTGTATGACTTAGCGGGTGATGAAAGCTACGAGGTGATCcagcccttcttcctctccccggGAGCCCTCTACGTGCTGGTGGTGAACCTGGCCACCTATGAGCCCCGTCGCTTTCCCGCCACCGTAGGTTCCTTCTTGCATCGGGTCGGGGCCCGGGTTCCCCATGCCGTGGTGTGCATTGTGGGCACGCATGCAGACTTGTGTGGGGAGCGGGAGCTGGAGGAGAAGTGCCTGGACATTCACCGCCAGATCGCCCTGCAGGAGAAGCACGACGCGGAGGGACTGAGCCGGTTGGCCCAGGTGGTGGACGAGGCCCTGACCTGGGACTTTGAGCTGCGCTCCGCCAGCCCCCACGCTGCCTACTACGGGGTTTCAGACAAGAACCTCCGGCGGCGCAAGGCCCATTTTCAGTACCTGCTCAACCACCGGCTGCAGATCCTGTCTCCGGTGTTGCCCGTCAGCTGCAGAGACCCTCGCCAGTTACAGCGCCTTCGGGACAAGCTGCTCTCCGTAGCTGAGCACCGGGAGATCTTCCCCAATTTACATAGAGTACTGCCTCGATCCTGGCAGGTGCTGGAGGAGCTGCATTTCCAGCCGCCCCAGGCACAGAGgctgtggctcagctggtgggaCTCGGCCCGCTTGGGCCTGCAGGCTGGTCTGACCGAGGACCGGCTACAGAGTGCTCTTTCGTACCTGCACGAGAGCGGCAAGCTGCTCTACTTCGAGGACAGCCCAGCCCTCAAGGAGCACGTCTTCCACAACCTCACCCGCCTCATCGACATCCTCAATGTCTTTTTCCAGAGGGATCCTTCCCTGCTGCTGCACAAGCTGCTCCTGGGCACCAGCGGCGAGGGCGAGGGCGAGGGTGAGGGCGACAGCTCCCCGCTGATGGCGACGCCCACCCCAGGCCAGGAACTTTTGCGGGCCACCCAGCTCCATCATTACGTGGAGGGCTTTCTGCTTCACGGGCTCTTGCCAGCCCATGTCATCCGGTTGCTGCTGAAGCCTCACGTCCAGGCCCAGCAGGACTTGCAGCTGCTGTTGGAGCTGCTGGAGAAGATGGGACTCTGTTACTGCCTCAATAAGCCCAAAGGCAAGCCTCTGAATGGGTCCACGGCTTGGTACAAGTTCCCGTGCTATGTGCAGAACGAGGTACCCCATGCAGAGGCCTGGATTAACGGGACCAACCTGGCCGGGCAGTCTTTCGTGGCCGAGCAGTTGCAGATTGAATACAGTTTCCCCTTCACCTTTCCACCCGGCCTGTTCGCGCGCTACAGCGTCCAGATCAACAGCCACGTAGTGCACAGATCGGACGGGAAACTTCAGATCTTTGCGTATCGGGGGAAGGTTCCGGTGGTGGTCAGTTACAGACCGGCCAAGGGGCTCCTGCAGCCAGACACTCTGTCCATTGCCAGCCACGCGTCATTACCAAACATATGGACGGCATGGCAAGCCATAACCCCCTTGGTAGAGGAACTGAATGTCCTGCTTCAGGAATGGCCTGGACTGCACTATACCGTGCACATTCTCTGTTCTAAGTGCCTTAAGAGAGGGTCGCCCAATCCACACGCTTTCCCAG
- the MFHAS1 gene encoding malignant fibrous histiocytoma-amplified sequence 1 isoform X1, with protein MAAKDSGNLKTVRLWRDAALRARKLRSNLRQLTLSAAGGCPGAGAEQLDSPGAPQLVLPANIGDIEVLNLGNNGLEEVPDGLGSALGSLRVLVLRRNRFARLPPAVAELGHHLTELDVSHNRLTTLGAEVVSALRELRKLNLSHNQLPALPAQLGTLAHLEELDVSFNRLAHLPDSLSCLLHLRTLDVDHNQLTAFPRQLLQLAALEELDVSSNRLRGLPEDISALRALKILWLSGAELGTLPSGFCELAGLESLMLDNNGLHALPAQFSRLQRLKMLNLSSNLFEEFPAALLPLAGLEELYLSRNQLTCVPPLISGLGRLLTLWLDHNRIRYLPDSIVELTGLEELVLQGNQIAVLPDNFGQLSRVGLWKIKDNPLIQPPYEVCMKGIPYIAAYQKELAHSQPAVQPRLKLLLMGHKAAGKTLLRHCLTEDRVEGNQGGGDKEKSCPAAAPSVSKGIEVTSWTADASRGLRFIVYDLAGDESYEVIQPFFLSPGALYVLVVNLATYEPRRFPATVGSFLHRVGARVPHAVVCIVGTHADLCGERELEEKCLDIHRQIALQEKHDAEGLSRLAQVVDEALTWDFELRSASPHAAYYGVSDKNLRRRKAHFQYLLNHRLQILSPVLPVSCRDPRQLQRLRDKLLSVAEHREIFPNLHRVLPRSWQVLEELHFQPPQAQRLWLSWWDSARLGLQAGLTEDRLQSALSYLHESGKLLYFEDSPALKEHVFHNLTRLIDILNVFFQRDPSLLLHKLLLGTSGEGEGEGEGDSSPLMATPTPGQELLRATQLHHYVEGFLLHGLLPAHVIRLLLKPHVQAQQDLQLLLELLEKMGLCYCLNKPKGKPLNGSTAWYKFPCYVQNEVPHAEAWINGTNLAGQSFVAEQLQIEYSFPFTFPPGLFARYSVQINSHVVHRSDGKLQIFAYRGKVPVVVSYRPAKGLLQPDTLSIASHASLPNIWTAWQAITPLVEELNVLLQEWPGLHYTVHILCSKCLKRGSPNPHAFPGELLSQPRPEGVAEIICPKNGSERVNVALVYPPTPTVISPCSKKNVGEKHRNQ; from the coding sequence ATGGCTGCGAAGGACAGCGGGAACCTGAAGACGGTGAGGCTGTGGCGGGACGCCGCCCTGCGCGCCAGGAAGCTGCGGAGCAACCTGCGCCAGCTCACCCTCAGCGCGGCCGGGGGCTGCCCGGGGGCGGGCGCCGAGCAGCTCGACTCCCCCGGCGCCCCCCAGCTCGTGCTGCCGGCCAACATCGGGGACATTGAGGTGCTGAACCTGGGCAACAACGGCCTGGAGGAGGTGCCCGACGGGCTGGGCTCGGCGCTGGGCAGCCTGCGCGTCCTGGTGCTGCGCAGAAACCGCTTCGCCCGGCTGCCCCCGGCCGTGGCCGAGCTGGGCCACCACCTCACCGAGCTGGACGTGAGCCACAACCGGCTGACCACCCTGGGCGCGGAGGTGGTGAGCGCCCTGCGGGAGCTGCGCAAGCTCAACCTCAGCCACAACCAGCTGCCCGCCCTGCCCGCCCAGCTGGGGACCCTGGCCCACCTGGAGGAGCTGGATGTCAGCTTCAACCGGCTGGCACACCTGCCCgactccctctcctgcctcttgcACCTGCGCACCCTCGACGTGGACCACAACCAGCTCACGGCTTTCCCCCGGCAGCTGCTGCAGCTGGCGGCCCTGGAGGAGCTGGACGTGTCCAGCAACCGGCTGCGGGGCCTACCTGAGGATATCAGTGCCCTGCGCGCCCTCAAGATCCTCTGGCTGAGTGGGGCCGAGCTTGGCACCCTGCCCAGCGGCTTCTGCGAGCTGGCCGGCCTCGAGAGCCTCATGCTCGACAACAACGGGCTGCACGCTCTGCCCGCCCAGTTCAGCCGCCTGCAGCGGCTCAAAATGCTCAACCTCTCCTCCAACCTCTTCGAGGAGTTCCCTGCCGCGCTGCTGCCCCTGGCTGGGCTGGAGGAGCTCTACCTGAGCCGCAACCAGCTCACCTGCGTGCCGCCGCTCATCTCGGGCCTGGGCCGGCTTCTCACCCTCTGGCTGGATCATAACCGGATCCGCTACCTGCCCGACTCCATTGTGGAACTGACGGGTCTGGAGGAGCTCGTGCTGCAAGGGAACCAGATCGCCGTGCTGCCCGACAACTTCGGCCAGCTCTCCAGGGTGGGCCTGTGGAAGATCAAGGACAACCCGCTGATCCAGCCCCCCTACGAGGTCTGCATGAAGGGGATCCCCTACATCGCAGCCTACCAGAAGGAGCTAGCGCACTCCCAGCCCGCTGTGCAGCCCCGCCTCAAGCTGCTCCTGATGGGCCACAAGGCCGCGGGGAAGACCTTGCTCCGTCACTGTCTCACTGAGGACAGAGTGGAGGGAAACCAGGGAGGAGGGGACAAGGAAAAGAGCTGCCCCGCTGCAGCTCCTTCTGTGAGCAAAGGCATCGAGGTGACCAGCTGGACGGCGGACGCTTCCCGGGGGCTGCGGTTCATTGTGTATGACTTAGCGGGTGATGAAAGCTACGAGGTGATCcagcccttcttcctctccccggGAGCCCTCTACGTGCTGGTGGTGAACCTGGCCACCTATGAGCCCCGTCGCTTTCCCGCCACCGTAGGTTCCTTCTTGCATCGGGTCGGGGCCCGGGTTCCCCATGCCGTGGTGTGCATTGTGGGCACGCATGCAGACTTGTGTGGGGAGCGGGAGCTGGAGGAGAAGTGCCTGGACATTCACCGCCAGATCGCCCTGCAGGAGAAGCACGACGCGGAGGGACTGAGCCGGTTGGCCCAGGTGGTGGACGAGGCCCTGACCTGGGACTTTGAGCTGCGCTCCGCCAGCCCCCACGCTGCCTACTACGGGGTTTCAGACAAGAACCTCCGGCGGCGCAAGGCCCATTTTCAGTACCTGCTCAACCACCGGCTGCAGATCCTGTCTCCGGTGTTGCCCGTCAGCTGCAGAGACCCTCGCCAGTTACAGCGCCTTCGGGACAAGCTGCTCTCCGTAGCTGAGCACCGGGAGATCTTCCCCAATTTACATAGAGTACTGCCTCGATCCTGGCAGGTGCTGGAGGAGCTGCATTTCCAGCCGCCCCAGGCACAGAGgctgtggctcagctggtgggaCTCGGCCCGCTTGGGCCTGCAGGCTGGTCTGACCGAGGACCGGCTACAGAGTGCTCTTTCGTACCTGCACGAGAGCGGCAAGCTGCTCTACTTCGAGGACAGCCCAGCCCTCAAGGAGCACGTCTTCCACAACCTCACCCGCCTCATCGACATCCTCAATGTCTTTTTCCAGAGGGATCCTTCCCTGCTGCTGCACAAGCTGCTCCTGGGCACCAGCGGCGAGGGCGAGGGCGAGGGTGAGGGCGACAGCTCCCCGCTGATGGCGACGCCCACCCCAGGCCAGGAACTTTTGCGGGCCACCCAGCTCCATCATTACGTGGAGGGCTTTCTGCTTCACGGGCTCTTGCCAGCCCATGTCATCCGGTTGCTGCTGAAGCCTCACGTCCAGGCCCAGCAGGACTTGCAGCTGCTGTTGGAGCTGCTGGAGAAGATGGGACTCTGTTACTGCCTCAATAAGCCCAAAGGCAAGCCTCTGAATGGGTCCACGGCTTGGTACAAGTTCCCGTGCTATGTGCAGAACGAGGTACCCCATGCAGAGGCCTGGATTAACGGGACCAACCTGGCCGGGCAGTCTTTCGTGGCCGAGCAGTTGCAGATTGAATACAGTTTCCCCTTCACCTTTCCACCCGGCCTGTTCGCGCGCTACAGCGTCCAGATCAACAGCCACGTAGTGCACAGATCGGACGGGAAACTTCAGATCTTTGCGTATCGGGGGAAGGTTCCGGTGGTGGTCAGTTACAGACCGGCCAAGGGGCTCCTGCAGCCAGACACTCTGTCCATTGCCAGCCACGCGTCATTACCAAACATATGGACGGCATGGCAAGCCATAACCCCCTTGGTAGAGGAACTGAATGTCCTGCTTCAGGAATGGCCTGGACTGCACTATACCGTGCACATTCTCTGTTCTAAGTGCCTTAAGAGAGGGTCGCCCAATCCACACGCTTTCCCAG